Proteins from one Malaya genurostris strain Urasoe2022 chromosome 2, Malgen_1.1, whole genome shotgun sequence genomic window:
- the LOC131429235 gene encoding 26S proteasome non-ATPase regulatory subunit 14, with translation MDRLLRLGGAMPGLTQAPPPTDAPVVDTAEQVYISSLALLKMLKHGRAGVPMEVMGLMLGEFVDDYTVQVIDVFAMPQTGTGVSVEAVDPVFQAKMLDMLKQTGRPEMVVGWYHSHPGFGCWLSGVDINTQQSFEALSERAVAVVVDPIQSVKGKVVIDAFRLINPNMLVLGQEPRQTTSNLGHLQKPSVQALIHGLNRHYYSISINYRKNELEQKMLLNLHKKSWMDGLTLANYQEHCSINESTISEMLELAKNYNKALEDEEKMTPEQLAIKNVGKQDPKRHLEEKVDTLMSNNIVQCLGAMLDTNVFK, from the exons ATGGATCGTCTGCTTCGACTTGGTGGTGCAATGCCCGGATTAACGCAGGCTCCTCCACCAACGGATGCTCCTGTAGTAGATACCGCTGAACAGGTTTATATTTCCTCATTGGCTCTTCTTAAAATGCTTAAACATGGTCGAGCTGGTGTTCCTATGGAGGTTATGGGTTTGATGTTGG GAGAATTCGTTGACGATTATACTGTCCAAGTTATTGACGTTTTCGCTATGCCACAAACTGGCACGGGCGTTTCGGTCGAAGCTGTTGATCCGGTATTTCAAGCAAAAATGTTAGATATGTTGAAGCAGACTGGAAGACCAGAAATGGTAGTTGGATGGTACCATTCGCATCCCGGTTTTGGTTGTTGGCTTTCTGGTGTCGATATCAACACGCAACAATCATTTGAAGCACTATCAGAGCGTGCTGTAGCGGTTGTGGTAGATCCTATCCAATCGGTCAAGGGAAAAGTAGTTATCGATGCCTTCCGATTAATAAACCCAAATATGCTGGTTTTGGGACAAGAGCCCCGGCAAACAACGTCAAATTTGGGCCATTTACAGAAGCCTTCCGTTCAAGCTCTGATTCATGGACTCAACCGTCATTACTACTCGATTAGTATTAACTACAGAAAAAATGAGCTGGAGCAAAAGATGCTGCTAAATCTGCACAAAAAATCCTGGATGGATGGACTCACATTAGCTAACTACCAGGAGCATTGCAGCATTAATGAAAGCACTATTAGCGAAATGCTGGAATTGGCTAAAAATTATAACAAG GCCTTGGAAGATGAAGAGAAAATGACTCCGGAGCAGCTAGCAATTAAGAATGTTGGCAAACAGGATCCCAAACGGCATCTGGAAGAGAAAGTGGATACTTTGATGTCAAATAATATTGTCCAATGCTTGGGTGCTATGTTGGATACGAATGTGTTTAAGTAG
- the LOC131429247 gene encoding protein seele, with amino-acid sequence MKTETCYLLLAAITMIFTGLVSGQHPAARPISSKEVKCLVCKATMNEMESAVSKVDPKKKIDVGDYRLDATGDSKKKKTILYAKSEMYLTELMETVCDRMDDYAKARYKKNGRPVVLKMMTDFGMNPEMSEVDFVQEGDLNKSLKHLCLEIVEDYEENILKMFQQEDEVKDTDVRLCSEAANICHEQPIEDDYEYEGDDDRDEL; translated from the coding sequence ATGAAGACTGAAACGTGCTACCTATTACTTGCGGCGATAACTATGATATTTACGGGCTTAGTATCGGGTCAACATCCAGCGGCTCGACCAATCAGCAGCAAAGAGGTCAAATGCCTTGTTTGTAAGGCAACGATGAATGAAATGGAGTCGGCAGTGTCGAAGGTGGACcctaagaaaaaaattgatgttGGTGACTACCGATTAGATGCGACAGGGGActctaaaaaaaagaaaactatcCTATATGCCAAATCCGAGATGTATCTAACAGAGCTCATGGAAACGGTGTGCGACCGAATGGACGACTATGCCAAAGCTCGATATAAGAAGAACGGCCGGCCGGTTGTACTGAAAATGATGACGGACTTTGGTATGAACCCGGAGATGTCGGAGGTGGATTTTGTTCAGGAAGGCGATTTGAACAAGAGTCTGAAGCACCTTTGTCTGGAGATTGTGGAAGACTATGAGGAGAATATTTTGAAGATGTTTCAGCAAGAGGATGAGGTGAAGGATACCGACGTAAGACTGTGCTCGGAAGCCGCCAATATTTGCCACGAACAACCCATCGAGGATGATTACGAGTACGAAGGGGACGATGACAGGGACGAGCTGTGA
- the LOC131429249 gene encoding uncharacterized protein LOC131429249, with translation MSLPVQYNCPQCKEPDQADNMVACDKCDAWHHFRCAGVNDSIADRSWRCINCRLRTSSVPSNSSRKSMSQAQAELHLKKLDEERAMQAKHLSEEFALKQAKLAQQEEALKLQMALDQRYMEQRYAVLQATLEENDGKSRSTCSQQSSRSKVNDWMEKQQEQITGAKSETNNFPVDTSSFAAIQISSSKTTSAAAEQKSVPVSSTSTSIFDFATSRLVYTGTIPKRPFASIPDALPVIPSPIVTPRIIPTSTSIGATRSTIISQPVFSTGQGLRGCEMYPVSADNAVWNVLPITCTAATNPSTSQAAPFVPERTYIVPTSCSSGNVKTGVTSLLASNTEGNYSVHQSSGGKTLEKILDQINNRIGELMIENRSMRVPNTNMFPPRLRPVTSQNSSINPTSRNEFRWSHSTPHVNHNRMHTPHLGQTQMQISSPILPENDRNMHNSAISSSIGVVVPSQQQLAARQVVSKELPVFSGNPLEWPLFVSSYENSTALCGFSDAENMMRLQRSLRGNALEAVRSNLLMPNAVARVLSTLRMLYGRPELVVNALLEKVRSTPPPKAERLETLIAYGLVVQNLCSQLIASGQIAHLGNPCLLQELVEKLPANIKMDWARYKRKVSFPDLTTFEEYMTSVIEEASEVSLFTETDRGKETKRAFIRDKAFVNAHGIDETAKEKNVQNRKVQDQTKGKCCPICQLFGHKVKDCSKFKSLNLLERWKSVEDQQLCRRCLVRHGKWPCHTSNPCGMNGCDACHHELLHPGKTTVVNKSREIIHPAGKLNSATATSGVLGTHRQMADSILFRVIPVTLYGPKSSLKTFAFLDDGSSLTLMDKGIAKELGLSGEASSLCLNWTGDISRTEPNSERLSVEISGANSQTRYSMSNVRTVEGLKLPTQSLMYEDLVQNYPYLRGLPINSYRNANPRILIGVEHSKLSLTLKKREGRTNEPVATRCRLGWTIHGRLGDDTHSSLFHHNHICDCNTDRELHGMVERFFSTEAVPPVGPVIETEDDKRARRILVETTVRVDGGFETGLLWKYDHIEFPRSYSMAEQRLKCLERRMKAEPENPFNKFVTINARATLTKRRKRNFL, from the coding sequence ATGTCGTTACCAGTGCAGTACAATTGCCCGCAGTGTAAAGAGCCTGATCAGGCGGATAATATGGTGGCCTGTGATAAATGCGATGCCTGGCATCATTTCAGATGTGCTGGTGTGAATGACTCAATAGCAGATCGGTCGTGGCGGTGTATCAATTGTCGCTTGAGGACGTCATCAGTTCCTTCTAATTCGTCTCGAAAGTCAATGTCCCAAGCACAAGCAGAACTACATCTCAAAAAATTGGACGAGGAAAGAGCAATGCAAGCTAAACATCTTTCCGAGGAGTTTGCTCTCAAACAAGCCAAGTTGGCGCAACAAGAAGAAGCGTTAAAATTACAAATGGCATTGGACCAGCGATATATGGAACAACGATATGCAGTTTTACAAGCGACGCTAGAAGAAAATGATGGAAAGAGTCGGTCAACGTGCAGTCAGCAAAGCAGTAGAAGTAAGGTCAATGATTGGATGGAAAAGCAGCAAGAACAAATAACGGGTGCGAAATCGGAAACAAACAATTTTCCCGTCGACACTAGTTCGTTCGCTGCAATCCAAATAAGTTCATCTAAAACCACTAGCGCTGCTGCTGAACAAAAGTCTGTACCCGTCAGTTCCACTTCTACTAGTATCTTTGACTTTGCTACTTCCCGCTTGGTGTATACGGGAACCATACCCAAAAGACCATTTGCGAGTATTCCAGATGCTCTTCCTGTAATACCATCACCTATTGTAACGCCCAGGATTATCCCGACATCAACCTCTATCGGTGCCACCCGTTCTACAATAATAAGTCAACCTGTCTTTTCAACGGGACAAGGGTTACGAGGATGTGAGATGTATCCAGTTTCTGCCGACAATGCTGTTTGGAATGTGCTACCTATTACCTGTACTGCAGCCACTAACCCTTCTACAAGTCAAGCAGCTCCGTTCGTGCCAGAACGTACTTATATTGTACCGACATCGTGTTCATCTGGTAATGTTAAAACGGGTGTAACGTCTCTGTTAGCTTCAAATACAGAAGGTAATTATAGTGTCCATCAAAGCTCAGGAGGTAAGACATTAGAAAAAATCCTCGATCAAATAAACAATAGAATAGGAGAGTTAATGATAGAAAATAGGTCAATGAGAGTGCCCAATACAAATATGTTTCCCCCACGCTTACGACCTGTAACTTCTCAAAACTCATCGATAAATCCTACTAGTAGAAATGAATTTAGATGGTCTCATAGTACACCTCACGTTAACCATAATCGAATGCATACTCCCCATTTGGGACAGACTCAAATGCAAATTTCGTCTCCAATATTGCCTGAAAATGATCGTAACATGCATAATTCAGCAATTAGCTCATCTATTGGTGTAGTTGTGCCATCACAGCAACAATTAGCTGCTCGGCAAGTAGTCTCTAAGGAGTTACCAGTTTTTTCGGGTAATCCACTGGAGTGGCCATTATTCGTGAGCAGCTATGAGAACTCGACAGCTTTATGTGGGTTTTCGGATGCGGAAAACATGATGCGATTGCAACGCTCATTGAGAGGTAATGCACTAGAAGCGGTGCGCAGTAATTTGTTGATGCCGAATGCAGTGGCACGCGTATTGAGTACTCTGAGGATGCTGTATGGCAGACCAGAATTGGTAGTTAACGCTTTGCTAGAGAAAGTTCGGTCCACCCCTCCTCCAAAAGCGGAAAGATTAGAAACTCTCATTGCATACGGACTCGTTGTACAGAATCTGTGTAGTCAATTGATTGCATCTGGACAAATTGCTCATCTCGGCAACCCGTGTCTTTTGCaagaacttgttgaaaaattaccGGCCAATATCAAGATGGATTGGGCGCGGTATAAGCGAAAAGTATCGTTTCCTGATCTTACCACGTTCGAGGAATATATGACGTCAGTAATCGAAGAGGCAAGCGAGGTGTCACTGTTCACCGAGACAGATCGAGGCAAGGAAACAAAAAGAGCATTCATTCGAGATAAGGCGTTTGTGAACGCACATGGTATCGATGAAACtgctaaagaaaaaaatgttcaaaatagaAAAGTTCAAGACCAAACAAAAGGTAAATGTTGTCCAATTTGTCAATTGTTTGGACACAAAGTGAAAGATTGCTCTAAATTCAAATCACTGAATTTACTTGAACGTTGGAAGTCAGTGGAAGATCAGCAATTATGTCGCCGTTGTCTTGTTCGTCACGGAAAATGGCCTTGTCATACTTCAAACCCGTGTGGTATGAACGGCTGTGACGCTTGTCATCATGAATTGCTTCATCCTGGAAAGACTACAGTAGTGAATAAATCAAGAGAAATAATTCATCCGGCGGGAAAGTTGAATTCTGCTACAGCTACATCCGGTGTGCTTGGTACACATCGACAGATGGCAGATTCAATATTATTTCGCGTGATTCCAGTGACGCTGTATGGACCAAAATCATCACTCAAAACATTTGCCTTTCTCGACGACGGCTCGTCGTTGACTCTAATGGATAAAGGTATCGCAAAAGAACTTGGATTATCTGGAGAAGCAAGCTCATTGTGTTTAAACTGGACTGGCGATATATCCCGCACTGAGCCGAACTCGGAACGTTTATCAGTAGAAATATCTGGAGCTAACAGTCAAACCAGATATTCTATGTCTAACGTTCGAACGGTAGAGGGACTGAAACTACCAACTCAAAGTCTCATGTATGAAGATCTGGTTCAAAACTATCCTTATCTTAGAGGTCTTCCAATAAATAGCTACCGAAATGCCAACCCTCGCATTCTTATTGGAGTGGAACATTCAAAACTCAGTTTAACTCTGAAGAAACGGGAAGGACGTACAAATGAGCCTGTAGCAACACGATGCCGTCTAGGATGGACAATACACGGAAGACTAGGAGATGATACTCATAGCAGTTTATTCCATCACAACCATATATGTGACTGTAATACAGACCGCGAACTTCATGGTATGgttgaacgatttttttcaacggaAGCAGTTCCACCAGTGGGACCCGTAATTGAGACTGAAGACGACAAAAGAGCTCGTCGAATTCTCGTTGAAACCACAGTACGTGTTGATGGTGGCTTTGAAACAGGTTTACTATGGAAATACGACCACATAGAATTTCCCAGAAGTTATTCGATGGCCGAGCAACGATTAAAATGTCTGGAACGTCGAATGAAAGCCGAACCAGAAAATCCGTTCAACAAATTCGTGACTATCAACGCAAGGGCTACGCTCACAAAGCGTCGGAAAAGGAACTTTCTTTAG
- the LOC131429174 gene encoding uncharacterized protein LOC131429174, which yields MLLKGPDLLTSLPAVLSRYRQRQIAISADIKEMFHQLRIRESDKHSQRFLWRENPLQIPEVFIMDRATFGSSCSPSSSQYIKNLNAEEYSTEFPEAAEAIINNHYVDDYLDSRDTEDEAIRIAREVKFVHSKESYGNLQMHAFVDASEAAYASAVYFRIEDRGAVRCALVAAKSKVAPLKPQTIPRLELQAATLGCRLAVTVENNHTLQITRRFFWSDSTTVLSWIRCIDPRRYTPFVTFRVSDILSQSNVADWKWVPTAENVADEATKWGKGPNLSSNSRWFVGPEFLYKPETQWPIQGSHAPDTSEELRSRYVSHHVEKRPVVDIRRFSKWERLLRSLAYVHRFLDSCQRKRRGEMGDNSDILLSEQIQKAETSLWRLAQNETFLNEIVVLTNNSKLPPKLQKRLDNTSSLRKLSPFLDESGVIRMEGRIVEAHYVPYEVKFPVILPKDHTVTLLLLDWYHRKYGHGYGETIVNEVKQRFYIPRLRSTVRSIGKKCSWCKIYRASPGVPRMAPLPAARLAAYVKPFTYVGLDYFGPILIRAGRTNQKRWVALFTCLTVRAIHLEVAHSLTTEACKLAVRRFIARRGSPLEIYSDMGTNFVGASKDLQNEVKQIVTGVASTFTNTNTRWLFNPPVSPHMGGAWERMVRAVKMALFAVPMDRKPTDESLITLLAEAEFIVNSRPLTFVPLEAAEKEALTPNHFLLLSSNGISVPSILPIDDKLALRNNWSHVQHMTDVFWKRWIREYLPVITRRTKWFDETRPVKEGELVIVVDDNVRNGWLRGRVVKVLCGPDGRVRMADVQTSTGVLRRPVVKLAVLDVLGVSKTSAH from the exons ATGCTTTTAAAGGGTCCCGATCTGCTAACATCACTTCCAGCCGTTCTGAGCCGTTACCGACAGCGACAGATAGCCATCAGTGCTGACATCAAAGAGATGTTTCACCAACTTCGAATTCGAGAGAGCGATAAGCATTCCCAGCGATTTCTATGGCGCGAAAATCCGTTGCAAATTCCTGAGGTGTTCATTATGGACCGAGCCACCTTTGGGTCTAGCTGTTCTCCAAGTTCGTCTCAGTACATCAAGAATTTGAACGCCGAAGAGTACTCTACAGAATTTCCGGAGGCAGCAGAAGCTATAATCAACAACCACTATGTGGACGACTATCTAGATAGTCGTGATACCGAAGATGAAGCGATTCGTATTGCTCGGGAAGTGAAATTTGttcattccaaag AAAGTTACGGAAATCTGCAGATGCACGCCTTTGTAGATGCCAGCGAGGCAGCTTATGCTTCCGCCGTCTACTTCCGTATTGAAGACCGTGGCGCTGTACGGTGCGCTCTTGTTGCAGCAAAATCGAAGGTAGCTCCTTTGAAGCCACAGACGATTCCCCGCCTAGAACTGCAGGCTGCAACTCTTGGATGTCGTTTGGCTGTTACTGTTGAAAACAATCACACTCTACAGATTACTCGTCGTTTTTTCTGGAGTGACTCTACCACTGTTCTATCCTGGATTAGATGTATAGACCCTAGAAGGTATACACCTTTCGTAACCTTCAGAGTTAGTGATATTTTGTCACAATCGAATGTTGCTGATTGGAAATGGGTACCGACAGCGGAAAACGTAGCAGATGAAGCTACAAAATGGGGAAAAGGACCTAACTTAAGCTCAAACAGTCGTTGGTTTGTTGGACCAGAGTTTCTCTACAAACCAGAGACTCAGTGGCCAATACAAGGATCACATGCACCCGACACATCTGAAGAGCTTCGTTCGAGATACGTTTCTCATCACGTGGAGAAAAGGCCGGTTGTTGATATTCGCCGATTTTCCAAATGGGAGCGCCTGTTACGAAGTTTAGCATATGTTCATAGATTTCTGGATAGCTGTCAACGAAAGCGTCGAGGTGAAATGGGCGACAATAGTGATATATTGCTTTCCGAGCAAATTCAGAAAGCTGAAACGAGTCTATGGCGTCTGGCTCAAAATGAGACCtttcttaatgaaattgtcgtgcTCACCAACAATAGTAAACTTCCACCGAAGTTGCAAAAAAGGTTGGATAACACAAGCTCCCTACGGAAGCTGAGTCCATTTTTGGATGAATCAGGGGTGATTCGAATGGAAGGACGTATTGTCGAGGCTCACTATGTTCCATATGAGGTTAAATTTCCGGTAATTCTTCCGAAGGATCATACTGTTACGTTATTACTGCTAGATTGGTACCATCGAAAATACGGTCATGGTTACGGAGAAACAATTGTCAATGAAGTCAAGCAAAGGTTTTACATACCTCGACTTCGCTCAACAGTACGAAGTATTGGTAAAAAATGCTCATGGTGCAAAATTTATCGTGCATCTCCTGGTGTTCCTCGAATGGCTCCGTTGCCAGCAGCGAGACTGGCAGCCTACGTAAAACCATTTACTTATGTGGGACTGGATTATTTTGGACCTATTCTCATTCGGGCTGGTCGGACAAACCAAAAACGATGGGTTGCTCTTTTCACCTGTCTAACTGTTAGGGCAATTCATTTAGAGGTGGCTCACAGTTTGACGACGGAAGCTTGCAAATTAGCAGTTCGACGATTCATCGCACGCAGAGGTTCgccattggaaatctattctgACATGGGAACCAATTTCGTAGGTGcaagtaaggatttacaaaacgaAGTGAAACAAATAGTTACTGGTGTGGCATCTACCTTCACGAATACGAACACTCGTTGGCTATTTAACCCTCCCGTTTCTCCTCATATGGGAGGAGCGTGGGAAAGGATGGTTCGTGCTGTTAAGATGGCGCTTTTTGCTGTTCCAATGGACAGAAAACCCACCGATGAGTCGCTAATCACGTTGCTGGCGGAAGCCGAATTCATTGTAAACTCTCGTCCTTTAACATTCGTACCACTGGAGGCCGCGGAAAAGGAAGCTTTGACGCCAAACCACTTTTTGCTGCTGAGCTCTAATGGAATCTCTGTTCCTTCGATTCTCCCGATTGACgacaaactagctttgcgtaacaATTGGAGCCACGTACAacatatgacggatgtattttGGAAGCGTTGGATACGAGAGTACCTGCCAGTCATAACCCGACGAACGAAGTGGTTCGATGAAACAAGACCGGTCAAGGAGGGTGAGTTGGTGATTGTAGTGGACGACAATGTACGTAATGGATGGCTAAGAGGGCGTGTGGTTAAAGTTTTGTGCGGACCGGATGGACGTGTAAGAATGGCGGATGTGCAGACTTCTACTGGCGTACTTCGTCGACCAGTAGTCAAATTGGCAGTGTTGGACGTGCTTGGAGTTAGTAAGACTAGTGCACACTAG